From Vitis vinifera cultivar Pinot Noir 40024 chromosome 5, ASM3070453v1, the proteins below share one genomic window:
- the LOC100252165 gene encoding protein ECERIFERUM 26, with amino-acid sequence MVSSDHLNLVYDIKLSSVGPGHVTGSDVVHEPSNMDLAMKLHYLRGVYFFSSEAVQGLTVYRIKEPMFTWLNHYYWTCGRFRRSNSGRPLIKCNDCGVRIIEAKCDKTIDEWLEMKDSSLTKLLVSNHIVGPELPFSPLVFLQVTSFKCGGMSLGLSWAHVLGDAFSASDFINMWGQAMANQLPQHPVDLPKSSFMLVKPANRSQLATDPLSIKRVDPVGDNWITVNNCKMEPFSFHITATQLTQLQAKISGHKATPPFECLCTIFWQSIARVCSRHEPEIVTVCKNERGSRRTGTLSNSAQIISTVKADFSVKEAKPKDVAALLVEHAVDERGLIEAAVERDGGVSDFIIYGANLTFVNLEEASFYGLELNGQKPVHVSYLIDGIGDEGVVLVAPPGPKDSGKDSNEGKIVTVILPEDQVMELKSELKREWSIA; translated from the exons ATGGTCTCCTCCGACCATCTAAACCTTGTCTATGACATCAAGCTTTCATCGGTTGGCCCTGGACATGTGACAGGCTCGGATGTGGTTCATGAGCCAAGCAACATGGACTTGGCCATGAAGCTTCACTACCTGAGGGGAGTTTATTTCTTCAGTAGCGAGGCAGTCCAAGGGTTGACCGTCTACCGCATCAAGGAACCCATGTTCACATGGCTCAACCACTACTACTGGACCTGCGGCAGGTTCCGGAGATCCAACTCCGGCCGGCCCCTGATCAAGTGTAACGACTGCGGTGTTAGGATCATCGAAGCCAAGTGCGATAAGACCATCGATGAATGGCTTGAAATGAAGGATTCTTCTCTCACCAAGTTGCTTGTTTCCAACCACATCGTCGGTCCTGAGTTGCCATTTTCTCCTCTAGTATTTCTGCAG GTGACGAGTTTCAAGTGTGGAGGAATGTCACTGGGTCTGAGCTGGGCCCATGTTCTTGGAGATGCATTCTCAGCTTCAGATTTCATCAACATGTGGGGCCAAGCCATGGCCAACCAGCTACCTCAACACCCAGTCGACTTGCCCAAATCATCCTTCATGTTGGTGAAACCCGCGAACCGGTCCCAACTTGCCACTGACCCACTTTCCATCAAACGGGTCGACCCGGTTGGAGACAACTGGATAACTGTCAATAACTGTAAGATGGAGCCGTTTTCATTCCATATCACTGCAACCCAGTTGACTCAGCTGCAGGCAAAGATTTCGGGTCACAAAGCAACCCCACCTTTTGAGTGTCTCTGCACCATCTTTTGGCAATCCATAGCCAGAGTTTGCAGCAGGCACGAACCTGAAATAGTGACTGTTTGCAAAAATGAGCGTGGTAGTCGAAGAACTGGGACTTTGAGCAACAGTGCACAGATTATAAGTACGGTGAAGGCTGATTTCTCCGTAAAGGAAGCTAAGCCAAAGGACGTGGCAGCGTTGCTAGTTGAGCATGCTGTGGACGAGAGAGGCCTGATAGAGGCAGCAGTGGAGAGAGATGGAGGGGTGTCCGATTTCATCATATACGGGGCAAACTTAACTTTTGTGAATTTGGAAGAGGCCAGCTTCTATGGCTTGGAATTGAACGGACAAAAGCCTGTTCATGTGAGTTATCTGATCGATGGGATTGGGGATGAAGGCGTCGTTTTGGTGGCTCCCCCCGGCCCTAAAGATAGTGGAAAAGATAGCAACGAGGGAAAAATTGTTACAGTTATTTTGCCCGAAGATCAAGTGATGGAGCTGAAATCTGAGCTGAAAAGGGAATGGTCTATTGCTTGA